The following nucleotide sequence is from Halanaerobiales bacterium.
AAACAGGAACTACATAAAGTGTTAAAAAGGTAGCTACAATTAATCCACTAATAACAACAACTGCCATTGGAGCCTGAATTTCTGCTCCTTCACCAAATCCTAAAGCAATTGGTAATAAAGCAAGGATTGTAGTTAAAGCAGTCATCATTACCGGTCTTAATCTTACAGGAGCCGCTTCAATTATTGCCTCCTTCATTTCTTTTCCTCTCATACGTACAGTATTTATATAGTCAACTAAAACAATAGCATTATTTACAACTATTCCGGCCAGCATTACCAGACCTATAATGGAAACTACTGAAAGAGTATATCCAGTTATAAACAGTCCAAATAATACTCCAATAATTGCCATCGGTACAGTAAACATTATAATAAATGGATCAACTAATGACTCAAATTGAGAAGCCATTACCATATAAACTAAGACTATCGCCAGGATAAAGGCAAAACCTAAATCACTAAAGGCATTTTGCATTTCCTGATATTCTCCACCATATTCAAGATCATAACCAGCAGGTAAAGTTAGATTTTCATCCAATTTATTTCTAATTTCATCCATAGTATCTCCCAGATCTCTTTCAAATAGATCAGCACTTACTGTAACATAACGCTGCTGATTTTCTCTTGTAATTGATCTTGGTCCTGTTTCAATTGCAAAATTTGCTATACTGGATAATTTTACTTTTGAGCCCTGGGGAGATGAGATAGTCATATTTTTTACATCTTCAGGAGAATTTATTTTATTATCAGGTAAAGTTACTGTTACATCATATTCTTCTCCTCCAACTTCATAGCGAGTAGCAGTATTTCCACTAATAGATGTTTCAATAGTTGAACCAATTTGAGCTATACTCAAACCATAGTTGGCAGCTAAATTACGATTAACTTTAACCTGCATCTCAGGTCTACCCTCAGAAATACTATCTTCAACTCCTCTTATTCCATCGATATTTGTTATTTCATTTTTAATTGATTGTGAAATGTTTTCAAGAGTATTGAGATTATTTCCAAGAATTCTAATTACAACTGGTTTACCTCCAGCTATTCCACCTCCACCCATCATATCCTGGGCTTCAATATTTAATTCAACTCCTGGAATATTTATTTTATTTCTCACTTCTTCCATAACTTCCTGGGTTGACCGTTCTCTATTACCTAAATCAGCTAAATTAACAGAAATACTTGCAATTTCAGATCCAGTTTGACTACCACCCATCATCTGACCGGTAGAACCTATATTGGTAAGCATAGTATCAACTTCCGGAATATCAAGAACAGTATTCTCAATTTTAGTTGCTGTTTCTTCAGTTGTCTCCAGAGGAGTTCCAACAGGCATATTAGCAGTTATTGTAAACTGGCCCTGGTCCATTCCTGGAATAAATTCCTGGCCAATAGTTGGGAATAAAAATAAACTACCTGCAAAAAATACGACTACAACTATTAAAACCAACCAGTGATGGTCTATAGCCCAGCTAAGACTGCTGGTATATCCTCCTTTTAATTTTTCAAACCATTGATTAGTTTTTTCTTCTTTTTCATTTGTTTTAAGAATTTTAGAAGCCATAACCGGTATCAATGTCAAAGAAACAATTAAAGAAGCAAGCAGAGCAAAAGCAACTGTTATTGCTAATTCCTGAAATATTTGGGAAGCCATTCCTCCTACAAAAACTACTGGTAAAAATACAATAGCAGTGGTAATAGTAGAAGCTACAATAGCCATACCAACTTCATTACTTCCTTTATGGGCTGCCTCTAACTTACTTAAACCTTCTTTGCGATATCTGTATATGTTTTCTAAAACAACAATCGAGTTATCTACAAGCATACCAACCCCAAGAGCTAAACCACCTAAAGTCATTAAATTTAAAGTTAAATTTCCAAAATATAGGAGCATAAAGGTAGTAATAACAGAAACTGGTATAGCTGTAGCAATAATTATTGTACTCCTTATATTTCTTAAGAAAAACCAGAGTACTAAAACAGCTAAAATAGCTCCATATATTGCATTTCTCCCGACATTACCAACTGATTGTTCTATATAATCAGCCTGATCCATAATAGGCAATAATTGCAAACCATTAGAATCATAATCATTTTGCAATTTATTAATTTCTTCTTTTACTCGATTAGATACAGCAACAGTATTAGCATCAGTAGCTTTTTGCACTGTCAAACCTATACTTGGACTTCCATTAAGTTTAGATTTTGAAGTCATTTCTTTATAAGTATCAGTAACTGTAGCCAGTTCATCTAAAGATACAATACCACCACTTGCTGTAGCAATTTTAATTTCTTTAATTTCATTTAAAGATTCAAATTTTCCTGTTACCCGAACTAAATATTCTATATCTCCTCTGCGGACACTACCCCCAGACATGTTCAGATTATTTACCATTAAAGAGTTGCGGATAGATTCAAATGAAACATTATAATTATTTAATTTATTTTCACTTACTTCTACTAGAATTTCTCTTTCTTTTCCACCTACTAAATTAACTGCAGCAACTCCTTCTAATCTTTCTAAGTTTGGAGAAACCTTATTTTCAATCAACTCTTTTAATTCAGCTAAATCCATATTTGCTGTTACACCCATTTGCATTATGGGCATCATCGAAGGATCAAACTGTATTACAAAAGGGTCATTTACTTCATCAGGAAGAGCATCTCTAATCATATCAATACTTTCACGCATATCCATAGAGGCTGTATCCATATCTGTTCCCCAGGAAAATTCAGCTACTACCGTTGATTGGCCTTTACTTGATGTCGAAGATAAAGTTTGAATATTAGTTACAGTTGCCAGAGAACTTTCAAGTGGTTTTGTAACCATTGTTTCCACTTCTTCAGGTCCAGTTCCACTATAGGAAGTTATAACTGCAGCACCTGGATAGGTTATATCCGGAAATAAATCTAAATTTGTTCTGTTAAAAGATATAAATCCCAGTAAAACAACCAGTAAAACAACCATAGTAGTTGTTACTGGACGTTTTATTGCTAAATTTGATAACTTCATCTACTAATCACCTCTACCTCTTCACCTTCCTGTAGAGACTTATGGCCCTGGGTTATAATCTCTTCACCCTGATTAATACCTTCTATCACTTCTACTTTGTTTTTATTTATTAATCCAACTTTAATCTCTTTTTTAACTGATTTACCATTTTCTATAACAAATACATAGGGCTCCCCATCAAGATCTAAAACCGAATCAGCTGGAATAACTACAACATTTTCTTTGGTATTTAAAGTAAAATTAACATCGGCAAACATACCTGCTTTTAATTTATTGTTTTCATTATTTATCTTAACCATAACTGTATATAATTGGGTCTGTTGATCTCGCATTGGGCTTATATTGGTAATTGTTCCTTCTTTTCCTTCATTTTTATAATCCAACAATTCTACCTCAACTTTTTCATCTTTTTCAATATTTACTAATACATCAGAACTTACTCCAACTCTAACATATGCTGGATTTAATTTAACAATATTAAAAAGAGAACTACCCTGACCTATAAGCTGTCCCTCACTTGTGTTTACATTTGTTACAAAACCAGATATAGGACTGCTAATAACTGCATCTTCTAATCTAAGTCTTGCCTGTTCAAGAGCTGCCTCAGCCTGTTCAACCTGAGCTTCACTTGCTCTAATTTCTTCATCACTGGCTCCAGCTTTAAGTTTTTCATGATTGGCTTTGGAACTCTCTAAGGCAGCTTCTGCCTGTTTAACCTGAGCCAGACTTCTATTTATTTCTTCTTTTCTTGCACCTTTTTGGGCTTTATCTAAATTAGCTTTAGCTATTTTCATATTT
It contains:
- a CDS encoding efflux RND transporter permease subunit, with protein sequence MKLSNLAIKRPVTTTMVVLLVVLLGFISFNRTNLDLFPDITYPGAAVITSYSGTGPEEVETMVTKPLESSLATVTNIQTLSSTSSKGQSTVVAEFSWGTDMDTASMDMRESIDMIRDALPDEVNDPFVIQFDPSMMPIMQMGVTANMDLAELKELIENKVSPNLERLEGVAAVNLVGGKEREILVEVSENKLNNYNVSFESIRNSLMVNNLNMSGGSVRRGDIEYLVRVTGKFESLNEIKEIKIATASGGIVSLDELATVTDTYKEMTSKSKLNGSPSIGLTVQKATDANTVAVSNRVKEEINKLQNDYDSNGLQLLPIMDQADYIEQSVGNVGRNAIYGAILAVLVLWFFLRNIRSTIIIATAIPVSVITTFMLLYFGNLTLNLMTLGGLALGVGMLVDNSIVVLENIYRYRKEGLSKLEAAHKGSNEVGMAIVASTITTAIVFLPVVFVGGMASQIFQELAITVAFALLASLIVSLTLIPVMASKILKTNEKEEKTNQWFEKLKGGYTSSLSWAIDHHWLVLIVVVVFFAGSLFLFPTIGQEFIPGMDQGQFTITANMPVGTPLETTEETATKIENTVLDIPEVDTMLTNIGSTGQMMGGSQTGSEIASISVNLADLGNRERSTQEVMEEVRNKINIPGVELNIEAQDMMGGGGIAGGKPVVIRILGNNLNTLENISQSIKNEITNIDGIRGVEDSISEGRPEMQVKVNRNLAANYGLSIAQIGSTIETSISGNTATRYEVGGEEYDVTVTLPDNKINSPEDVKNMTISSPQGSKVKLSSIANFAIETGPRSITRENQQRYVTVSADLFERDLGDTMDEIRNKLDENLTLPAGYDLEYGGEYQEMQNAFSDLGFAFILAIVLVYMVMASQFESLVDPFIIMFTVPMAIIGVLFGLFITGYTLSVVSIIGLVMLAGIVVNNAIVLVDYINTVRMRGKEMKEAIIEAAPVRLRPVMMTALTTILALLPIALGFGEGAEIQAPMAVVVISGLIVATFLTLYVVPVLYAIFEKYAKKIK